Proteins found in one Fusarium oxysporum Fo47 chromosome V, complete sequence genomic segment:
- a CDS encoding RmlC-like cupin domain-containing protein, with product MAPSEDYQNIFHWAETQKDGSIPSFALRKNDPYTYLSGFNNHHESEAIPGTIPQGQNSPRCVRFGLYAEQMTTSFGASRQANKNSWLYRARPAVAHQGFTDMPKVEGTESCFLPLNPAVRISPTQLAWLPFDISEGTDFISGLRTIAGSGDPTLREGLATHIFSATKSMEKRAFVNSDGDFLIIAQQGNLDIQTEFGSLYVQPGEICVIQRGQRFKVAVEGPTRGYILEVWGSHFELPELGPLGSNGLANARDFLYPKANYTVTRDDPWEIVYKLGGRFFKSTQNHCPFDVVAWHGNYAPYKYDLTKFINVGSISVDHIDPSIFCVLTAASRDANAPLADFLIFSPRWDVASHTYRPPYYHRNAASELMGLIYGEYAGRSDEFQPGGVSFECGWVPHGVAYEEFKAASAQPPPQMQISKGAVAFMFESCRQLTITDWAWNSDKKHEHEPKMWDNLVDNFSEHLDEINEILGKKTL from the exons atggcgccATCAGAGGATTATCAAAACATCTTTCACTGGGCTGAGACCCAGAAGGATGGAAGTATTCCCTCCTTTGCGCTTCGAAAGAATGATCCGTATACGTACCTCTCTGGTTTCAATAACCATCATGAATCAGAGGCTATTCCTGGAACTATTCCGCAGGGACAGAATAGTCCGAGATGTGTTAGGTTCGGTCTGTATGCTGAACAGATGACGACGTCGTTTGGTGCTTCTCGGCAGGCTAATAAGAATTCGTGGCTGTACCGAGCGAGACCTGCTGTTGCTCACCAGGGATTT ACGGATATGCccaaggttgaagggacAGAGAGCTGCTTTCTGCCTCTTAACCCTGCAGTCAGAATCTCACCAACACAGCTAGCCTGG CTCCCCTTCGACATTTCCGAAGGCACCGACTTCATCTCTGGCCTCCGCACCATCGCCGGCTCAG GCGACCCTACCCTCCGCGAAGGCCTCGCAACACACATCTTCTCCGCCACAAAGAGCATGGAGAAGCGCGCGTTTGTGAACTCAGACGGAGACTTTCTCATCATCGCGCAACAAGGCAATCTCGACATCCAAACTGAATTCGGCAGTCTTTACGTCCAACCTGGCGAGATCTGCGTTATTCAGCGCGGTCAACGCTTCAAGGTCGCTGTTGAGGGTCCGACTAGGGGTTATATCCTTGAGGTCTGGGGCTCGCACTTTGAACTTCCTGAGCTTGGACCGCTGGGATCAAATGGTCTTGCTAACGCGAGAGACTTTTTGTACCCCAAGGCGAACTACACGGTTACGCGTGATGATCCGTGGGAGATCGTGTATAAACTTGGCGGGCGCTTCTTTAAGAGCACGCAGAACCACTGCCCCTTTGACGTTGTCGCTTGGCATGGTAACTATGCGCCTTACAAGTATGATCTTACCAAGTTTATCAATGTCGGATCTATCTCTGTTGATCACATTGACCCGTCGATCTTTTGCGTTTTGACGGCGGCTTCACGAGATGCGAATGCTCCGTTGGCGGACTTTCTCATCTTTTCTCCCCGCTGGGATGTCGCGTCGCATACGTACCGACCACCTTATTATCATCGCAATGCAGCTTCTGAGCTGATGGGGCTTATCTATGGAGAGTATGCGGGACGATCTGATGAGTTTCAGCCAGGTGGTGTTTCGTTTGAGTGCGGCTGGGTTCCTCACGGTGTAGCCTACGAA GAATTCAAGGCAGCGTCAGCTCAACCCCCGCCGCAGATGCAAATCTCCAAAGGCGCAGTGGCATTCATGTTTGAGAGCTGCAGACAACTGACCATCACCGACTGGGCGTGGAACAGCGATAAGAAGCACGAGCACGAGCCCAAGATGTGGGATAACTTGGTTGATAACTTTTCCGAGCACCTTGATGAGATTAATGAGATCTTGGGGAAGAAGACCCTGTAA
- a CDS encoding ketopantoate reductase PanE/ApbA C terminal-domain-containing protein: MIAKAVTPRVHVLGLGSIGTFAAHSLAEVPPPLTPSITLLLHRASLVDQYRRNGSQITLQTREGEIISHGDYNLEVLQDGQWHSASSTCCETTPIRNMTVQDDIIDNLIVSVKGPQTSSALRPLKHRLNASSHILFLQNGTGMIEDVKKHVFTKEETRPNFITGVISHGVTLNSPFNITHTGFAATSLGLVPRCEQIAKATPRTKPYLLDALALVPRLNATSYSFLDVFQIQLEKLAVNAFCNPLCALNDAKNKFLFTIPETRRALLTEISQVVCALPELRDIPGVPERFLVERLEATVDGIIQKTAETTCSMVVDLRRGQKTEIQFINGYWCRRGREVGVPTPINDKLQHHTHILSFKVPHITVY, encoded by the exons ATGATCGCCAAAGCCGTCACACCCCGTGTCCACGTCTTGGGACTGGGAAGTATCGGCACGTTTGCTGCTCACTCGCTCGCTGAAGTTCCGCCTCCTCTAACCCCGTCGATCACTCTGCTACTACATCGAGCGTCTCTAGTTGACCAGTACCGGAGGAATGGGAGCCAGATTACCTTGCAGACAAGAGAAGGCGAAATTATCAGCCACGGCGACTACAACCTGGAAGTGCTGCAAGATGGCCAATGGCATAGCGCCTCTTCAACGTGTTGTGAGACGACACCGATTCGCAATATGACGGTTCAAGATGACATCATCGACAATCTTATCGTCTCAGTCAAAGGTCCACAGACATCCTCAGCATTGCGACCCTTGAAGCACCGACTGAATGCTTCTTCACATATTCTTTTCTTGCAAAACGGGACTGGAATGATAGAAGATGTCAAGAAGCATGTATTCACCAAGGAAGAAACCCGACCTAACTTCATAACCGGGGTTATATCACATGGAGTAACACTCAACTCACCCTTCAACATCACCCATACTGGATTTGCAGCAACATCTTTGGGCCTTGTGCCTCGGTGCGAACAAATCGCCAAGGCCACTCCTAGAACAAAACCCTATCTTCTCGACGCTCTTGCCTTAGTACCAAGATTGAACGCTACCTCATATTCATTCCTCGACGTTTTTCAGATACAGCTAGAGAAGCTCGCAGTCAACGCATTCTGCAATCCTCTCTGCGCCTTGAACGACGCTAAGAACAAATTCCTCTTCACCATTCCCGAGACGAGACGCGCTCTGCTTACAGAGATATCCCAAGTTGTGTGCGCCCTTCCTGAGTTACGCGATATACCTGGTGTTCCGGAGCGGTTCTTAGTAGAGAGGCTCGAGGCGACAGTGGACGGGATTATTCAGAAGACGGCTGAGACTACGTGTTCAATGGTAGTGGACCTGCGACGTGGACAGAAAACAGAGATTCAGTTTATTAATGGGTACTGGTGTCGGCGAGGCAGGGAGGTTGGAGTGCCGACGCCGATTAATGACAAGCTT CAACACCATACTCATATTCTCTCCTTCAAGGTTCCCCATATCACAGTCTACTAG